A stretch of the Bacillota bacterium genome encodes the following:
- a CDS encoding MBOAT family O-acyltransferase — translation MVFSSLIFIFFFLPLILIVYFIEPKRFRNITLIIFSLFFYAWGEPVFVLIMLFATVFDYTAGYLIGVEKEKGHTGKGFLIASLTMNLTLLGFFKYSDFIISSINGIFHTGIPLLHLPLPIGISFYTFQTMSYTIDVYRGRVKAQKNFMHLLLYTTLFPELVAGPIVRYQTVEKEIYDRKVTWEGFSEGVIRFVIGLGKKILIANQLAVVADGIFALPAGDMAVLTAWIGIIAYTFQIYFDFSGYSDMAIGLGHMFGFHFDENFRYPYISCSVTEFWRRWHISLGTWFKDYVYFPLGGSRVDKQWKLFRNLFIVWALTGLWHGASWNFVAWGLYYLVFLVLEKMVFHSGKPKHYSLPRNIIVMVIVIVGWVLFRSANFTYAAEYIKNMFGFAHMPLIDYNTGYYFYDKAKEFALAAVCSIPIVPFIRGAYEKTEKKLPRVSMDTAQFAFIIVIFFFSIINLLNQSYNPFIYFRF, via the coding sequence ATGGTTTTTTCGAGTCTCATTTTTATTTTCTTTTTTCTTCCGCTTATTCTTATAGTGTATTTCATTGAGCCAAAGCGTTTTCGCAATATAACGCTCATCATATTCAGCCTGTTCTTTTACGCATGGGGAGAACCGGTATTCGTGCTTATTATGCTGTTTGCAACAGTGTTCGACTATACCGCAGGCTATCTTATCGGCGTGGAAAAAGAAAAGGGGCACACCGGCAAGGGGTTTCTTATAGCATCACTTACGATGAATCTAACGCTTTTAGGATTTTTCAAATACAGTGATTTTATCATATCAAGCATCAACGGTATATTTCATACAGGCATTCCTCTTTTGCACCTTCCTCTTCCGATCGGCATATCGTTTTACACGTTCCAGACAATGTCATACACGATAGATGTCTACCGCGGCCGTGTGAAGGCACAGAAGAATTTCATGCATCTTTTGCTTTACACCACGTTGTTTCCGGAACTTGTTGCAGGCCCTATAGTCCGTTATCAGACGGTTGAAAAGGAGATATACGACCGTAAAGTCACATGGGAGGGTTTCTCGGAAGGAGTCATCCGTTTCGTTATTGGGCTCGGCAAAAAGATACTTATCGCAAATCAGCTTGCTGTAGTGGCGGACGGCATATTTGCTTTGCCCGCCGGAGATATGGCAGTGCTTACCGCATGGATAGGCATAATAGCATATACGTTTCAAATCTATTTTGATTTTTCCGGCTACAGCGACATGGCTATCGGCCTTGGGCACATGTTTGGATTTCATTTTGATGAAAACTTCCGTTATCCGTATATTTCATGCAGTGTAACTGAATTCTGGCGCCGCTGGCATATCTCGCTTGGCACATGGTTTAAAGACTATGTATACTTTCCGCTTGGCGGAAGCCGTGTGGACAAACAGTGGAAGCTGTTCCGCAACCTGTTTATCGTTTGGGCTTTGACTGGCCTGTGGCATGGGGCATCATGGAACTTTGTGGCGTGGGGACTTTATTATCTTGTCTTCCTGGTGCTTGAAAAAATGGTTTTCCACAGCGGCAAACCAAAGCATTACTCACTGCCGAGAAATATCATTGTCATGGTTATCGTAATAGTCGGCTGGGTGCTTTTCCGTTCGGCAAACTTCACCTATGCGGCGGAGTATATTAAGAACATGTTTGGGTTTGCCCATATGCCTCTTATCGATTATAATACAGGCTATTATTTTTACGATAAAGCAAAGGAGTTTGCACTTGCGGCGGTTTGCTCGATTCCTATCGTTCCGTTTATCAGGGGGGCATACGAAAAAACCGAGAAAAAGCTGCCCCGCGTTTCGATGGACACTGCACAGTTTGCCTTTATAATAGTTATCTTTTTCTTTTCAATAATCAATTTGTTGAACCAGTCATATAATCCTTTCATCTATTTCCGCTTCTGA
- the cmk gene encoding (d)CMP kinase yields the protein MKTFSIAIDGPSGAGKSTMAKTIAKNLGIIYLDTGALYRTVGLHVFRKGADPSSADEVVPLLSEIEIGVYPGGGGQKMTLNGEDVTTEIRKHEISHYASAVSAIPEVRAFLLDLQRDFAVKNSVIMDGRDIGTVVLPKADVKIFLTATPEDRARRRYLELSKAGQDVNYETVLRDIVERDKCDSTRAAAPLKAADDAVTIDTSGLSISESVALLTKVIGERLNVVL from the coding sequence ATGAAAACATTCAGCATTGCGATCGACGGCCCGTCAGGCGCCGGAAAAAGCACAATGGCTAAAACCATCGCTAAAAATCTTGGAATAATTTATCTCGATACAGGCGCGCTGTACAGAACAGTCGGCCTGCATGTGTTCAGAAAGGGCGCTGATCCGTCCAGCGCAGATGAAGTGGTGCCGCTTTTAAGCGAGATCGAGATCGGCGTATATCCGGGCGGCGGCGGGCAGAAAATGACGCTGAACGGCGAAGACGTTACGACGGAGATAAGAAAACACGAGATTTCGCATTATGCCTCTGCAGTGTCGGCAATTCCGGAAGTGCGTGCTTTCCTTTTGGATCTTCAGCGTGATTTTGCGGTAAAAAACAGTGTTATCATGGATGGGCGTGACATAGGAACAGTTGTTTTGCCAAAAGCTGACGTCAAGATATTCCTGACCGCAACGCCTGAGGACAGGGCACGGCGCCGGTATCTTGAGCTTTCCAAAGCCGGGCAGGATGTAAATTACGAGACTGTTTTAAGGGACATCGTGGAGCGTGACAAATGTGACAGCACACGTGCAGCGGCGCCTTTAAAGGCAGCTGATGATGCTGTGACGATTGATACCTCGGGACTTTCGATAAGTGAATCAGTTGCGCTTTTAACTAAAGTGATTGGAGAGAGGCTGAATGTGGTTTTATAA